One window of the Candidatus Binatus sp. genome contains the following:
- a CDS encoding STM4504/CBY_0614 family protein — protein MSVQDLFSRRKRRAEQAGQPEVYQYDALPNPLRIQIIHIWRAAIGRYANPDPYGWQPDPPNSNDLWHEIESVLSKEKGVFRLATGDNSLARCSNYLLDAPIEDALDVIELTFRIIWNFANLDDYKWQSEVRSRGLKQAPDDAISELNYRFREAQLGYQFDSGNIIRVDSQYLHSEAVKPALSLLADPRFKGPREEFLHAHELYRTAGKDEHQKREDAITGSLKAFESTLKVICGLKKWHCPANATAAPLIKTVIDNGLIPPFLQTSMEGLATLRNKIAAHGRGEQMRQVPSHLVAYALHLAASNIVMLVEAFNGVGRV, from the coding sequence ATGTCCGTTCAGGATCTGTTTTCGAGGCGGAAGCGACGTGCTGAACAAGCCGGGCAACCCGAAGTTTATCAGTATGACGCCCTACCGAACCCTCTCCGCATCCAGATAATCCACATTTGGCGCGCAGCAATTGGCCGCTATGCGAATCCTGATCCGTACGGTTGGCAGCCCGATCCGCCCAATAGCAATGATCTGTGGCACGAGATCGAATCCGTGTTGTCAAAAGAAAAAGGCGTATTTCGGTTGGCGACCGGCGATAACTCTCTGGCGCGTTGTTCTAACTACTTGCTGGATGCACCGATCGAGGACGCATTAGATGTCATCGAATTGACGTTCCGAATCATTTGGAATTTCGCGAACTTAGATGACTATAAATGGCAATCCGAGGTGAGAAGTAGAGGTCTGAAGCAAGCTCCAGATGACGCCATTTCTGAACTGAATTATCGGTTTCGGGAGGCTCAACTCGGCTACCAGTTTGATAGCGGAAATATAATTCGAGTTGATAGTCAGTACTTACATAGCGAAGCTGTCAAGCCCGCACTTTCCCTGTTAGCTGATCCTCGATTCAAGGGACCACGTGAAGAGTTTCTGCACGCTCACGAATTGTACAGGACTGCCGGCAAGGACGAGCATCAAAAGCGCGAGGATGCCATTACGGGGTCGCTCAAAGCGTTCGAGAGCACCCTCAAAGTGATATGCGGCCTGAAGAAATGGCATTGCCCCGCGAATGCTACGGCCGCCCCTTTGATCAAGACCGTAATCGACAATGGTCTAATACCCCCGTTCTTGCAGACCTCAATGGAAGGGCTGGCAACCTTAAGGAATAAAATTGCCGCGCATGGTCGAGGCGAGCAGATGCGACAGGTCCCCTCGCACCTAGTCGCGTATGCCCTACATCTCGCGGCATCGAACATCGTCATGCTGGTCGAGGCTTTCAATGGCGTGGGGCGTGTTTAA
- a CDS encoding Smr/MutS family protein, which produces MAKKRKHAPAKPAAAKAAAPKPIFASPFKDLKKMLAERKLSQPAPGIAANKTPLQAPAQATAAKIATTSIAAASAITAELDDDAILKQALEGVRPLNGSRRARMPVEPPVGHTIVDEDAEVIAQLSDLVSGQAPFDISETEEYVEGRRVGLDPRLVSQLRRGEFAVQDHFDLHGMIQPDAKESLKDFILRSVRKGLRTVLVVHGRGLGSPGGRAVLKHACAGWLSHGSIGGHVLAFTSARPADGGAGAMYVLLRRERRREPFDILQGAKRS; this is translated from the coding sequence ATGGCCAAGAAGCGAAAGCATGCGCCGGCGAAACCCGCAGCCGCCAAAGCCGCGGCGCCCAAACCGATCTTCGCGTCGCCGTTCAAGGATCTCAAAAAGATGCTCGCGGAGCGCAAGCTGAGCCAGCCTGCGCCCGGGATCGCCGCGAACAAAACGCCGCTTCAGGCGCCTGCTCAAGCGACGGCCGCGAAAATCGCGACGACCTCGATCGCCGCGGCGAGTGCGATCACCGCGGAACTCGACGACGACGCGATCCTGAAGCAGGCGCTCGAAGGAGTGCGGCCGCTCAACGGTTCGCGCCGCGCAAGGATGCCGGTCGAGCCGCCGGTCGGTCACACGATCGTCGATGAAGACGCGGAAGTAATCGCGCAACTGTCGGATTTGGTCTCAGGCCAGGCGCCGTTCGATATCAGCGAGACCGAGGAATACGTCGAGGGGCGGCGCGTCGGCCTCGATCCGCGCCTGGTGTCGCAACTGCGGCGCGGCGAGTTCGCGGTCCAGGATCATTTCGATTTGCACGGGATGATCCAGCCCGATGCGAAAGAATCGCTGAAGGATTTCATCCTGAGGTCGGTTCGCAAAGGCCTGCGCACCGTGCTGGTCGTGCATGGGCGCGGGCTCGGATCTCCGGGCGGACGAGCGGTGCTGAAACACGCGTGCGCCGGATGGCTGTCTCACGGCTCGATCGGAGGACACGTGCTGGCGTTCACCAGCGCGCGTCCCGCCGACGGCGGGGCGGGCGCAATGTACGTATTGCTGCGGCGCGAGCGCCGCCGCGAACCCTTCGACATCCTGCAGGGCGCGAAACGCAGCTAA
- the atpB gene encoding F0F1 ATP synthase subunit A produces the protein MQKSINFLEILGGGKIPEVVVGAWLVMGVLLIFAFLARRSLETANDPLLSDDKISLRSISETIVEWADGFVHEVTQLHHYRSFVPFFGSLFLFILLANFLGLVPGMEPPTGDSDLTFALGTICFIFYIYHGMKAQGVGGYLRTFLGPMIAIAPLMLMIEIADNVFRPFSLGVRLYANMFADHMVLGIFTGLTKVIVPLAFLTLGSIVCIIQAMVFMILAMSYVRLAVSHEH, from the coding sequence TTGCAGAAATCGATAAATTTTCTAGAAATACTTGGCGGCGGCAAGATCCCCGAGGTGGTCGTCGGTGCCTGGCTGGTGATGGGCGTGCTGCTGATCTTCGCTTTTCTTGCGCGCCGATCGCTCGAGACCGCGAATGATCCGCTGCTATCCGACGACAAGATAAGTCTGCGCTCGATTTCCGAGACCATCGTCGAGTGGGCCGACGGCTTCGTCCACGAAGTCACCCAGCTTCATCATTATCGGAGCTTCGTGCCGTTTTTCGGAAGCCTGTTCCTGTTCATCCTGTTGGCGAATTTTCTTGGATTGGTTCCGGGGATGGAACCGCCGACCGGCGATTCCGATCTGACTTTTGCGCTCGGCACGATCTGCTTCATTTTTTACATCTACCACGGGATGAAAGCGCAGGGCGTCGGCGGCTATCTGCGAACGTTCCTCGGACCGATGATCGCGATCGCGCCGCTGATGCTCATGATCGAAATCGCCGACAATGTGTTTCGGCCGTTTTCGCTCGGCGTTCGTCTCTACGCCAACATGTTCGCCGACCACATGGTGCTCGGCATCTTCACCGGCCTGACCAAAGTGATCGTGCCGCTGGCATTTCTGACGCTCGGCTCGATCGTGTGCATCATCCAGGCGATGGTGTTCATGATCCTTGCGATGTCATACGTGCGGCTCGCCGTCAGCCACGAACATTAA
- the atpE gene encoding ATP synthase F0 subunit C, with translation MVRRLGTVLTMASMAILASPLLAMAADDVAAGNGAPLRAGLIALAANLGVGIAAFGSALGQGRMAASAMESIGRNPNAAGQIFTPMLLGLAFIEALTLYALVIGFLLQAKI, from the coding sequence ATGGTTCGACGGTTAGGTACGGTTCTGACGATGGCGTCGATGGCGATTCTCGCGTCGCCGCTGCTCGCGATGGCGGCGGATGACGTCGCGGCCGGCAATGGCGCACCGCTGCGCGCGGGCTTGATCGCGCTCGCGGCGAACCTCGGCGTGGGTATCGCGGCATTCGGCAGCGCGCTCGGCCAGGGACGGATGGCGGCATCGGCGATGGAATCGATCGGGCGCAATCCCAACGCGGCGGGTCAAATCTTCACGCCGATGCTGCTCGGTCTCGCCTTCATCGAAGCGCTGACGCTGTACGCATTGGTGATCGGATTTTTGCTGCAGGCGAAGATCTAG